In Planctomycetaceae bacterium, the DNA window AAATCGAATGGCAGTCTTCCCTGCTGAATCTTTGCCTTCAATCGATTCACGGAAACGTCCAGCGTTGAGGAATCCAGGTAAAAACTGAGTTTGAACATTCCCTGTTTCTCGCGTTCCTGCAATTTCAGTGATCCGATGGCAGCCGCAGCAGCAGCAACCTGCTGCTGATCCATATCACTCGCAATCTGCCGCAATCGCTCTGTGTAAACCGAATCAATCTCGTACCCCGAAGGACTCCGTCTCCAAAAGGTCGTGCCAACATCGCAGAGCATGCATTCAGGTCGAGGCAACTGATGCTGATCGATTGCCGCCATGACCGATTCAAAATGTCGGCCGGTTACAAATATCAGATCCATTTGATGCCGATGAAGCAGCGCACACAGCTTTTTCAGATCATCGATGTTCTCTTTCCGGTCCGCCAATGGAATGAGCGTTCCATCAAGGTCCGTTGCTAGGGCTTTTATCCGTGGCACAGAATCCTCACTTCAAACGTAACAGGCCGATCTAACCGTAGCGTACGGGTTCAGCGTCGGGGTCAACTACACGCGTTCCAGCCACAGGATCTGATAGGCATCAAGATTCAGGGGTTCCGAGGTCGGATACTCAACTTCGCTGATCGCATCGCGGAAGAATCTTCCCATCCCTGCAGTGCGAAGATAATTGCCCGGAAGCTGACACTGTTCTTCACTGAAATTTGCCAGAACAACCAGACGATTGCCTTCGTGGGCGCGGACGAATGCAAGAACCCGAACTTCATGGGAATCAAACAATTCCATCTGCGCGCCGTGCAGGGCAGGTAGATTCTGTCGCAGAAAAATCATGCGTTGCAATGAACGAAAAATCCTGTTCCGAATGACACCTTCAGTCGACTGAACGTCTTCTCCCAGATCCTCAAGAAACTGCCACTGCATTTTCGGTCGGTGGACCCAACGGGTATCACCGGCCTTCGCCGGGTCCTTCACGAAGTCGTAATCGTTCAGCATTCCCCATTCTTCTCCCAGATAGATCAGGGGGATACCTCCGATACTCAATGTGATACCGTGTAACAACAGGATTCGCCGGACGGCCAGTTCTTTCAGCTCGGGGTCATCCAGTTCAATCGCCTGCTCCAGTCCGGCAAGTGACGCCAGTGTGCCTGAAATCCGCATGTCCCCTGTCTTGGGGTCGTGCTGAAACGGAACTCCGCGAGCAAACGATCCTTTGAACTGCCCGGTGTAGAACTCATTCAGGAATCGGCGATGATCGTAACCATTGATCCCTATTTCCGCGGCATCCTGATCATCGAACGTCCACCCAATATCATCGTGGCACCGCAGATAGTTGACCCAGGCAGTCCCCTCAGGCAGTCGATATCGATGACTTAACGTCTTGACCAGCAGAGACGTCTTTCGAGTAGCAAGTGATTCCCACAACAACGCCATGAGTGTTGGGTTGTAAGAAATCTGGCATTCCCGCACAGAGATATACTTCACCACTTCATCCGGATGAACAATCGCCTCCGACTTGAAGACCAGAGAGGGCGCTGCGATCCGTGCCATCAGATTAAATGCCTGGATCAGGAGATGAGCTTCCGGCAGGTTTTCACAACTGGTCCCCATTTGCTTCCAGATAAAAGCGACAGCATCCAGACGCAGCACGTCGACTCCGGTGTTGGCAATGAACAGCATTTCTTCTGCCATGGCTCGGAATACAGCCGGATTGTGATAATTCAGGTCCCATTGAAAACTATTGAATGTGGTCCAGACCCACGCAGACATTTCGTCGTGTCGCGTAAAACTTCCCCGACGCACCGTCGGGAAAATATCCCGAAGAGTGGCTTCGTACTGATCAGGCAAACGGCGATCAGGAAATATGTGATAGAACTCCTGATACTCCCGAACACCTGCCTGCGCCTGCATCGCCCATTCATGGTCTTCTGATGTATGGTTAAAGACAAAATCGAGCACGAGCGAGATGCCCGCCGCTCTCAGGTCGTCAGCAAGTAACCGCAGATCTTCGATGGTGCCAAGTCGAGGGTCGACAGATCGGTAGTTGCTGATCGCGTAGCCACCATCATTGTCACCGGGGCGAACGGCGAATAAAGGCATGAGATGTAAATAGGTCAGCCCCAGTTTCTGAAAATAACCAATATGCTCCCGCAGCCGCCCGAGATTCTCACTGAACAAATCCACGTACAGGGCACCACCGACAACGCACTGAGACTGAAACCATTCCGGATCATTTATCCGCTGGCGATCGAGCTCTCTCAACGAATCCGATCGGTGGCAAAACGCCTGCGCAGCCGTCACCAGCACCTGCTCGACGTGAAAGAAGAAATCGTAGCGGTGCCCATAGAGATGAAGCAGAATTCTGAACAAGTCCTTCCAATGCTGGCGCAAACGCACATCGAATTCACGCTGCAGGGCAATGTCGTCCAGTTCCTGCCAAACAATTTGCAGGCGGGGATTCAATCGCTGAAGTGTCAAATTCGACTTGAAAGCAAGATCATCCGAAGACTCTGCCGATTCTGTTCCGGGGTCAGTCGATCCAGTCATTGGGGATCACAATATCATTCATAAACTGGTAGTACTCGATACCTTCGAGCACACCAGAGGCATGGGGGGTTGAAGCAAAATAGATTCGGGGGCGTTTCCGAAGATGTTCCAGCTCGCTGCTGTAGTTCGAAACGACGACTCCCAGAGTCTTTCCAAGCAGCATGCCGGCATCATTACCGGAATCGCCAGCCACAAGGACCCGTTCCGGCAGAAAGCCCCATTTCCAGAGCAGGTGCCGAATCGACAAATCCGCTCCACCACGAACGGGGATTACATCCAGGTACATACCAAGTGACAACACCACCTTAGCCCGCAACCCGGCCTCGCGCAGTAATTTTCGAATCGCTGCAGGTTTCGGCGCGAGCGAAGTGTCCACTTCATAACAGACTTTATAGGGCCCCTGATGCTCTTCCGGTTGTGGAAATACGCCGGGCAATCGATCCAGCACCTTCCGCACCTCATCGGGTTCCCATGCATCACCGATCTGCTTTTGCCAGGTCAGATCGGGCGTTAAACTCTTCCCATAGTGCAGACCAGTCCCGGAGTCTGTTGAGAGCACGTCCGGAACCGGAATTCCAAGTTCCTCAATCAGATTCATTGCGCTTTCAAGTGTTCTTCCGGTGGCGATTCCAAATCCAACGTTCTCGACGTCCTGAACGACGGACATGAGCCGGTGTAGTGCCTCATCGTCTCCTGTCAGGGTATTGTCCAAATCCGTGATAATCAGCCGATCAAAGGCCGGCAATTGTCGATGCTTAGCGCGTTCTGAAGCCGCAACCGGGGTCTCCGAATGCTGCACAATGTCTCGAACATCCCTCAGATAACGATCGACGTGCTTGCTCCAGCTGTAATGCTCCCGCGTTCCGGTGATCCCGTTTGCGGACCATTCGTCCCATCGCTTCGGTTCACACAGAACTCTCAGCAGCGCCTTCTCGATGTCTTTTTCTGACAGCGGGTCTACCAACAATCCATTTCGACAGTTCGCAATGATGTCCGTGGGACCGCCATCGTTCGTGGCCACAATGGGAACTCCACTGGCCGCTGCTTCAAGCAGAGTGAGCCCGAACGGTTCCGTTAGCGCTGGATTGATAAAGACGCCCCGTCCCTGTGCAGCCAGTCGATAAAGATCCGGCACATCGGACGGTGAATGCGATTTGGGGTACGCGACCAACCCATACAGATCGAAACGATCGATCAGGTAAAGTACATTGTTCAGGACGGACTGCTGTGACTTGGGAAGTTCCCGCAGGTCTTCGCGAGTCCCCATCACCAGAACCAGGTTCGCGGCCTCCTGAAGACGTTCACTTCCACCATACACACGCACCAGCATTTCAAGGTTCTTGCGTTCATCCGGCCTTGCCATTGCAAGGATCATCGGTTTGCCCGGATTTCGCAGAAAGCAGCTCAATTCTTCCGCAATCCGAGGTGGCTGCCAATTGCTGTCTGCAGGACGGAATGCCGACAAGTCAACACCCGGCGGTATCACTTCCATGCGATCCGGCTGGTAGTGATCGTACAGTTCGTACTGTTGCTCAACTTCCTGATTTGTACTCGTCACCACCATCGAAGCGGTTTCAAGAGACGTTTCCTCTGCCTCGACACGCGTTAGAAATCTGTACCTGCGTTCCAGTACCTGTGGATCACTGTTGTCGAGCGCCAGGCGTTGCCGTTTCACACGCCCGAGAGAATGCCCTGTGAAGACAAAAGGGATATGCAGGAGTCGCGACAACTGAGCTCCGGCGAAGCCTGCATCTGCATAGTGCCCGTGAATCAGGTCCGGCAGCCCATGCTTTCGGAAATGGACAAGCGCCTGATCAATGAACAGCTCCAGGTACGGCCACAACGACTCCTTACGCAGATAGCGTTTCGGCCCGAACGGAATTCGCACAAGCCTCGCCTTCTCCCCAATTCGCTCTTCGAGCTGTGCGTACTGTGCGTCGACTCGACGATCGATCACCTGTCGCGTAATTAACTCGACTTCGCGAACTTCATCGCGTCTCCCAAGTTCCTCCGCCAGTTCGAGAACATAGCGGGTTTGACCGCCAGTGTCAGAGTCGCGGCCCAGTTCAGGTTCATGCACACGGATCAAACCGTGAAGACTTAAGAGCGTGATCTTCAAACCATTACCCGTCGACACGGTTGGTGGTTCCTTTCGATCTGTTTTCATCCGACAGCTCAGAATTCTGGCCACGGCCAGTTCTGCATCGAACGTCTGACTCGAAGCTCAACCCATTATTAACTTGAGTCGCTCACTGTCAGAAGTAGGTAAGAGCGGGATTTTGATGTGCGCGATGGACCCGACTGATCAGCTGGCACTGTCGCGCACTTTCAAAAGCCGTTTTAGACACGCGAGTCCATTTGACCAGCATCTGGACCTGTCGATCTGAAAAGAAAACCAGTTAATTCGACAAATCACAGATCCGGGGTGAACATCTATCCCCAAAAACACACGCCGCGGATTCCGGCCCGGTTGACAGAGAATGCCCCTGCTGCCGAGGCCAGGGCATTTCATCAGCGATCTTCTACTTCACCCAAATCGACTTGATATTGGTGAATTCTCGGATCCCAAACGCACTCAACTCCCGACCGTAACCAGAATCCTTGACACCACCAAAAGGCATCCTCGGATCAGACTTAGTGACTTCATTCACGAAGACTGACCCTGATTCCAACTGCGGCAGAAGGTCAGAGACACGATCGACGTCTGCCGTCCAGATGCTGGCCCCCAATCCGAATCTTGACTGATTTGCGAGATGAATGGCCCGTTCGGCTGTGTCGAAAGGAGTCACAGCCGCAACGGGTCCGAACAGTTCTTCATCGAATGCAACCATGCCCGGAGTCACATTTGAAAGCACCGAGCAGGGATAAAAAGCCCCGGCGCCGTCCGGAATCCTGCCCCCCAGACGTAATTCTGATCCCTGCCGGATTGACTGCTGTACCTGCTTATGAAGTTCATCCCGCAAGTCACGTCGTGCCTGCGGTCCGAGCTGCGTTGATTCGAGCAGTGGATCGCCAGGCGTCAGCTTTTCCATCCCTTCAATCATGGCCTCCACGAATTCATTGTAGATCCGCTCATGAACCAGAAAACGCTTGGCCGCGATGCAACTCTGGCCGCTGTTCATGGTTCTCGCCGCAACCGCAGCCTCTGCTGTGGACAGGATGTCAGCATCCTCAAGAACAATAAATGGGTCTGAGCCCCCAAGTTCCAGTACGCATTTTTTGAGATGCTGTCCTGCATTTGCAGCAACGCTGCGTCCAGCACTTTCGCTGCCGGTCAACGTGACCGCTCTTACTTCCCGGCGAGCAAGCACGTCGGGCACTTGTTTTGAACCGATCAGCAAAGATTGAAAAGCATCCTCCATCACTCCTGCATCGGTAAAGATTCTCTGTATGGCCAACGAACAACCGGTCACGTTCGAAGCATGCTTCAGCAGTGCCGTATTGCCGGCCATCAATGCGGGAGCAGCGAAACGAAACACCTGCCAGAATGGAAAATTCCAGGGCATGACGGCCAGGACAGGACCAAGAGGCTCATACGAAACGCAACTGTGTCTGGCCTCAGTCTCCACAGATTCTGGTTGCAGAAAGCGTGCCGCGTGGTTCGCATAGAATTCACACGTCATCGCGCATTTCTCAATCTCCGCCCGAGACTGAAGAATTGGCTTGCCCATTTCCATCGTCATCAATTCTGCAAACTCGCGGGAGCCAGCTCGAAGGCGACCCGCCACTTGCCTAAGGCACTGAGCACGATGGTCCATCCCGGTCGTTCGCCACTCTTTGAAAGCCATCCACGAACGGCTCACACAATCCATCGTGCGAGAGATCGAGAACTCTTCATAGCGTTCAATCAGTTGTCCATCGAATGGATTCGTCGAACTCAGACTCATTTTCATTCGTCCCCTGCTATCCGGGTTGATCCACGCAAATTCGAATCGCCCTGCCGCTAAACATTAAAGCCAATTGTCGCCGGCAGCCAAAAGTCGAAATTCAAACCCCGCTAAAACCTTCGTGTCAGCATCATATCAGGATGCGACAATGCCGCACGAAATTCAGTCATGGCATGTTTGGCGGCGGTGTGTTGTTCTTGACACGGATGGCGGGGCAACCATTCGTGAAACGTCTTCATGCTGGTATCTATGGCGATGGCTGACGACTTTCCCGAGCGTGCGTGAGCGGCGCAACCGAGGCTCTCCGAGAAGTGCAGGGGAGAAACGCCGAGGGCGGTAGTAAAACACAGAATCGGGCAAAGCCGATGCAGGGGCCGGGCCACCACCTTTTGCACCAACCTTTTCGCCTTCGATTGATGGATTGATATTTTCTTGACAGCCTTCGCCCTGACGATGGCGACCGCATCAAAAAATCAATCATCCGCACCATCACGCCTTCCAGCACGAGCGCCCGCTCTGGCTCCAGCGATTGCCGACAGCTTCCGCCGATTGCCTCGCTGGCAAACGAGCAAAATCACTCTGGTGGATTCGCCTCAACGATTTGGCTTGATACTTCCGGATGCAATTCAAAGTCCTGAGCCGATCCGGAGCGACACAACTTTCATCGAAGGGCCGTCACCGCCAACACGGTTCAACTCTTCGTCGGTTCAATTGAAACATTTCGTTCCAGCTGTCCATTGAAAAACCGGGACAGGCACGCAGGACAACCGGAATCCATCGTGTTTTGAGGTGTCCTGCTCAAGCCAGTCCCGTTTTCAAAACGCTGCCAGGCTAGGATTCGCCACCACCGAACAATTTCTTGAAAATCCAGCCTACGCCAGCAACGCCCAAAAGCACCAGTGAGATGAGCCCGCGAACAGAGCGGCTCCGCACTCGCGTGCTGGGACTATAACCATCGTCTTCCCCGGCCTGGGCAAGCATGGGAATTGTCCCCGCATCAGCATATGCATTGACAGAAAGAGGTACGTCAGCGGCGGCGATCGTTTCTCGCTGGCTAACGAGAGTGACCAGACAAATGATTGCTGCAACAACAAGAAGATTCAGCTTCATCAATTCCCCTCTTTCATTCGTTCACTGTATTTCGTTCGTTCACTGAAACGACGGCCCGAAACGATTCCCGGCCGATGTGGCAAAGGCGGAAGCATAAGCCCCCCTGGTGGGCAGCACAAGCATCAGGCCATACGAAGTCGTCGTGCACCACTACGCACAACAATATCATTCGGGGCGGAATCAGGGATTAACTTAACTTAACAGCCTGTTGAAGAACGGGACTGGCTCGAGCAGCAGACCTGAAAGACGACGGTTGACAGACGTCCCGCGTGCCTGTCCCAATTTTTCAACGGACAGTCAGGTCAGGCAATCAACTCGTCTACGACTCGACCGTGGACGTCCGTTAATCGGAAATCACGACCTGCATAATGATAGGTGAACTTCTCGTGGTCGAATCCCATCAGTTTCATAATGGTCGCATGAAGATCGTGCACGTGCACCTTGTTTTCGACAGCGCGGAATCCGAACTCATCTGTCGCTCCATGGACATATCCACCGCGTACGCCACCACCGGCCATCCACATGGTGAATCCCCAGTGATTGTGGTCACGGCCATTGATCTTGCCGGCGTTGGATCCCTTTTTCGGTAGTTCGACGACGGGCGTCCTTCCGAACTCTCCTCCCCAGATGACAAGCGTTTCCTCAAGCATCCCACGCTCTTTCAAGTCGGTTAACAGAGCGCCGATCGCACTGTCACATTGCTGAGCCAGACGACGGTGATTGACTTCAATGTCATCGTGGTTATCCCATGGCTGCCCCGCTCCATGCCACACCTGCACAAAACGGACCCCACGTTCGACAAGACGCCTGGCGATCAAAATCTGGCGGGCCTGTTCGCCACTTCCGTATCGTTCCAGAACATGCTTTGGTTCGCGGGTCACATCGAATGCCTCAGCCGCCTCAGTCTGCATTCGGAACGCAAGCTCGAAGGATTGCAGTCGTGCTTCCAGTTGAGCATCGCCCGTACGTTCAAGTCGGTGACGTTCGTTGAGTGCTCTTAGAAGTTGCAGTTGCCTGCGTTGCTGAGCCGGGGAGATCCGATCGTTTCGGATGTTCTCGATGAGTTTGTCAATTTCTGTGTTCCGGGTATCGATGTAGGTCCCCTGAAACACACCGGGAAGAAACGCATTCTGCCAGTTTTGCGATTCCTGAATCGGGTAGCCGCCGGGACACATCGCGACGAACGCCGGGAGATTCTGGTTCTCTGTGCCAAGACCATACGTTAGCCACGAACCCATACTCGGGCGAACAAGCCGCGCTTCACCGCAGTTCATCAGCAGCAGCGATGGCTCATGATTGGGTACATCTGCGTGCATGGATCGAATAATGCACATGTCGTCCACGTGCTGCGCTACGCTGGGGAACAACTCGCTGACTTCGATACCACTTTCACCATACGGCCGGAACCGATACGGGGAAGGAAACAACGCGCCTGTGGGACGTTCGGTCCGAAGGTTTCCGCTACTGATGGTTTCTCCGCCACGTTTTTGAAGCTCTGGCTTTGGATCGAAGGTATCAACCTGGGACGGACCGCCATTCATGAACAGATGAATGACGTGCTTCACTCGGGATGGAAACTGCGGAAATCCTGGCCTCAGAGGATTCAGCGGGGCGGCCAAATCGTCGGCTCCCTCGCTGCGTTTCAGCATTCCAGCCAGAGCCAATGCCCCCATTCCCATCCCACAGCGCGTCAACATCCCGCGACGCCCTACAGCAATGGGCCCAGACGCAGATGAAGAATCCGGGGCTGAATTATCCGGGAGTTCGAACGCAAATTGCTTGCTCATAGCACAGTATCCGGTAGGCAGGACCACGCAACGGAGGAGACAAAAAAGCAATCAGTCAATGCCTGACTTGCTTTCTCCTGAAGGGTGGCATCGTGGGGCAGGGGACTCTGAAATCAGAGAATATGGTCAGGTATACAGTGAAAACGAAGGGGCCTCAAATCAATCATTGCAGGCGCAAGCCGATTCAGCCGATTTGGGATGAACCTGGGATCGATTTCTGCCATTTCACCACTTTGTCGACGTTTGTGTCCCAAAAGTGGCTGACACAGAGGATTGGGTGATATGGCTGTTTGACGCTCCACAAGGTGCTGGGTATTGTACCCGGCTTCAAATCCGTGGCCAGTAGTTGGCGACGGCGGGATTTGGCCACCTCCCGAACGACGGTGGCGTGTTGCGTGTCGGAATTCGATTCTCGTCCTTCGACATTCACACAATTGTTCTGTGCTGGTGTTTCTTACCCGCCAAAGGGTCGAAATCACTGGCTGCGACCATTTCGGTCGTATCTTACAGGAGATCGGCAATGGCTGAGATTGTGGTGAAAGAGATTCTGGATGCAGGTGTACACTACGGACACCGTTCCAGTCGCTGGAACCCTAAAATGCGACCATACATTTATGGTCGTCGGAACCAGATCCACATTATTGACATTAAGGAAACCATCCGCGGACTGATCCGGGCTAAAAAGTACCTTCTGCGCGTTGCCGCTCAGGGAAGCCTGGTTTTGTTCGTCGGCACCAAGCGACAAGCCGCAGCATCCGTGGAAGAACTTGCCGCAGAAGCAAAGATGCCTTACGTCACTGAAAGATGGCTGGGGGGCACCCTGACCAACTTTCGAACTGTTCGAAGTCGCTTGAAGCGACTTGAAGAACTCGAACAGCTGCGAGAAACCGGA includes these proteins:
- a CDS encoding HAD-IIB family hydrolase, whose protein sequence is MPRIKALATDLDGTLIPLADRKENIDDLKKLCALLHRHQMDLIFVTGRHFESVMAAIDQHQLPRPECMLCDVGTTFWRRSPSGYEIDSVYTERLRQIASDMDQQQVAAAAAAIGSLKLQEREKQGMFKLSFYLDSSTLDVSVNRLKAKIQQGRLPFDLVASVDPFNGVGLLDILPKGVSKAFGLHWWCEQTGLRHDQLIFAGDSGNDRAALASSHKAIVVANAPRTMAEEIIAYHKHQGTHDALYCSRQVATSGVLEGLRHFLCQESEGG
- a CDS encoding alpha-amylase family glycosyl hydrolase, which produces MTGSTDPGTESAESSDDLAFKSNLTLQRLNPRLQIVWQELDDIALQREFDVRLRQHWKDLFRILLHLYGHRYDFFFHVEQVLVTAAQAFCHRSDSLRELDRQRINDPEWFQSQCVVGGALYVDLFSENLGRLREHIGYFQKLGLTYLHLMPLFAVRPGDNDGGYAISNYRSVDPRLGTIEDLRLLADDLRAAGISLVLDFVFNHTSEDHEWAMQAQAGVREYQEFYHIFPDRRLPDQYEATLRDIFPTVRRGSFTRHDEMSAWVWTTFNSFQWDLNYHNPAVFRAMAEEMLFIANTGVDVLRLDAVAFIWKQMGTSCENLPEAHLLIQAFNLMARIAAPSLVFKSEAIVHPDEVVKYISVRECQISYNPTLMALLWESLATRKTSLLVKTLSHRYRLPEGTAWVNYLRCHDDIGWTFDDQDAAEIGINGYDHRRFLNEFYTGQFKGSFARGVPFQHDPKTGDMRISGTLASLAGLEQAIELDDPELKELAVRRILLLHGITLSIGGIPLIYLGEEWGMLNDYDFVKDPAKAGDTRWVHRPKMQWQFLEDLGEDVQSTEGVIRNRIFRSLQRMIFLRQNLPALHGAQMELFDSHEVRVLAFVRAHEGNRLVVLANFSEEQCQLPGNYLRTAGMGRFFRDAISEVEYPTSEPLNLDAYQILWLERV
- a CDS encoding HAD-IIB family hydrolase gives rise to the protein MKTDRKEPPTVSTGNGLKITLLSLHGLIRVHEPELGRDSDTGGQTRYVLELAEELGRRDEVREVELITRQVIDRRVDAQYAQLEERIGEKARLVRIPFGPKRYLRKESLWPYLELFIDQALVHFRKHGLPDLIHGHYADAGFAGAQLSRLLHIPFVFTGHSLGRVKRQRLALDNSDPQVLERRYRFLTRVEAEETSLETASMVVTSTNQEVEQQYELYDHYQPDRMEVIPPGVDLSAFRPADSNWQPPRIAEELSCFLRNPGKPMILAMARPDERKNLEMLVRVYGGSERLQEAANLVLVMGTREDLRELPKSQQSVLNNVLYLIDRFDLYGLVAYPKSHSPSDVPDLYRLAAQGRGVFINPALTEPFGLTLLEAAASGVPIVATNDGGPTDIIANCRNGLLVDPLSEKDIEKALLRVLCEPKRWDEWSANGITGTREHYSWSKHVDRYLRDVRDIVQHSETPVAASERAKHRQLPAFDRLIITDLDNTLTGDDEALHRLMSVVQDVENVGFGIATGRTLESAMNLIEELGIPVPDVLSTDSGTGLHYGKSLTPDLTWQKQIGDAWEPDEVRKVLDRLPGVFPQPEEHQGPYKVCYEVDTSLAPKPAAIRKLLREAGLRAKVVLSLGMYLDVIPVRGGADLSIRHLLWKWGFLPERVLVAGDSGNDAGMLLGKTLGVVVSNYSSELEHLRKRPRIYFASTPHASGVLEGIEYYQFMNDIVIPNDWID
- a CDS encoding NAD-dependent succinate-semialdehyde dehydrogenase; this encodes MSLSSTNPFDGQLIERYEEFSISRTMDCVSRSWMAFKEWRTTGMDHRAQCLRQVAGRLRAGSREFAELMTMEMGKPILQSRAEIEKCAMTCEFYANHAARFLQPESVETEARHSCVSYEPLGPVLAVMPWNFPFWQVFRFAAPALMAGNTALLKHASNVTGCSLAIQRIFTDAGVMEDAFQSLLIGSKQVPDVLARREVRAVTLTGSESAGRSVAANAGQHLKKCVLELGGSDPFIVLEDADILSTAEAAVAARTMNSGQSCIAAKRFLVHERIYNEFVEAMIEGMEKLTPGDPLLESTQLGPQARRDLRDELHKQVQQSIRQGSELRLGGRIPDGAGAFYPCSVLSNVTPGMVAFDEELFGPVAAVTPFDTAERAIHLANQSRFGLGASIWTADVDRVSDLLPQLESGSVFVNEVTKSDPRMPFGGVKDSGYGRELSAFGIREFTNIKSIWVK
- a CDS encoding DUF1501 domain-containing protein yields the protein MLTRCGMGMGALALAGMLKRSEGADDLAAPLNPLRPGFPQFPSRVKHVIHLFMNGGPSQVDTFDPKPELQKRGGETISSGNLRTERPTGALFPSPYRFRPYGESGIEVSELFPSVAQHVDDMCIIRSMHADVPNHEPSLLLMNCGEARLVRPSMGSWLTYGLGTENQNLPAFVAMCPGGYPIQESQNWQNAFLPGVFQGTYIDTRNTEIDKLIENIRNDRISPAQQRRQLQLLRALNERHRLERTGDAQLEARLQSFELAFRMQTEAAEAFDVTREPKHVLERYGSGEQARQILIARRLVERGVRFVQVWHGAGQPWDNHDDIEVNHRRLAQQCDSAIGALLTDLKERGMLEETLVIWGGEFGRTPVVELPKKGSNAGKINGRDHNHWGFTMWMAGGGVRGGYVHGATDEFGFRAVENKVHVHDLHATIMKLMGFDHEKFTYHYAGRDFRLTDVHGRVVDELIA
- the rpsB gene encoding 30S ribosomal protein S2, which codes for MAEIVVKEILDAGVHYGHRSSRWNPKMRPYIYGRRNQIHIIDIKETIRGLIRAKKYLLRVAAQGSLVLFVGTKRQAAASVEELAAEAKMPYVTERWLGGTLTNFRTVRSRLKRLEELEQLRETGEIRNYSKKMQSQLTREYEKIYRNLNGIREMNRLPECLVVIDPSKEKNAIHEAKLLGIKVVALIDTDSDPDTVDLVIPGNDDSLRSIRLIVQHLTDAIKQGRSLRPEEPRKSDPSSEPKAVPNVR